From one Misgurnus anguillicaudatus chromosome 2, ASM2758022v2, whole genome shotgun sequence genomic stretch:
- the rnf182 gene encoding E3 ubiquitin-protein ligase RNF182 yields MMGQFPEDVVSGFTTTEELECKICYCAYSLSSRRPKVLKCCHYLCAKCLAKILDLGESSPGSVVCPFCRYITDLPGEAVDNLPDEYNLVTALSIQTRKHQNLLNRQDELLLSPRHLNSLVGHTASASPTSIRSNYVVITIMEPQQEAVIPAPGRDYHSSSLDSMASVMQRWTVWNCTALLCQTTARALVWLLGLLYFGSLPLGIYLLIMQITNLGLLLVSVVPASILILMVYCLCQCLCSELLECVAP; encoded by the coding sequence ATGATGGGACAATTCCCAGAGGATGTGGTGAGTGGCTTCACCACCACAGAAGAACTGGAATGCAAGATCTGCTACTGCGCTTACAGCTTGTCAAGTCGACGTCCAAAAGTACTGAAGTGCTGTCATTATCTGTGTGCCAAGTGCCTTGCAAAAATCCTGGATTTGGGTGAATCATCTCCAGGTTCAGTGGTCTGCCCGTTTTGCCGCTACATCACAGACCTTCCCGGAGAGGCCGTGGACAATCTACCAGATGAGTACAACCTGGTGACGGCATTGTCCATCCAGACACGGAAACATCAAAACCTGCTTAATAGGCAAGATGAGCTTCTCCTCAGTCCCAGACACCTCAATTCCCTGGTGGGTCACACTGCCTCAGCTTCCCCTACTTCCATTCGTTCCAATTATGTGGTTATCACCATTATGGAGCCTCAGCAGGAGGCTGTAATTCCAGCTCCAGGTAGGGATTACCATTCTTCCAGCCTGGACTCCATGGCTTCTGTTATGCAGAGATGGACAGTGTGGAATTGTACGGCTCTCTTATGCCAGACCACAGCACGAGCACTGGTCTGGTTGCTGGGGCTGCTTTACTTTGGCTCATTGCCTTTGGGTATCTACCTGCTAATAATGCAGATTACAAATCTTGGGTTACTGCTGGTCAGTGTGGTACCTGCCAGTATTTTAATTCTCATGGTGTACTGCCTTTGCCAGTGTCTGTGCAGTGAgcttttggaatgtgtagcacCATAA